The Corynebacterium confusum genome has a window encoding:
- a CDS encoding DUF6474 family protein: MSLLKKARKLRAQAKAEAKAAKARARAEVKEASKAERRQQKLLAKQEKNLLKSEEKGLKKRRKHEEKMAKQELEKLKAGRFNSDNVKRYAGAARVAVPLLLPLAYRGLVALRENNEKRQAKKAGVSRDQLASFAGHGASLKARTQGIRNSLEGTDLPAGFKRDVRDRLDELDAATDNAEFMTADQRRRAHSSINTDIDGITYDIQQRLTTA; encoded by the coding sequence ATGAGCCTGCTCAAGAAAGCTCGTAAGCTCCGCGCCCAAGCCAAGGCAGAAGCCAAGGCCGCCAAGGCCCGCGCCCGGGCCGAGGTCAAGGAGGCCTCCAAGGCGGAGCGCCGCCAGCAGAAGCTGCTGGCCAAGCAGGAAAAGAACTTGCTGAAGTCGGAAGAAAAGGGCCTGAAGAAGCGCCGCAAGCACGAGGAAAAGATGGCCAAGCAGGAGCTGGAGAAGCTCAAGGCCGGCCGCTTTAACTCCGACAATGTCAAGCGCTACGCCGGCGCCGCCCGCGTGGCCGTCCCGCTGCTGCTGCCGCTGGCCTACCGCGGCCTGGTGGCCCTGCGCGAAAACAACGAGAAGCGCCAGGCTAAAAAGGCCGGCGTCTCCCGCGACCAGCTCGCCTCCTTTGCCGGCCACGGCGCCTCCCTGAAGGCCCGCACCCAGGGCATCCGCAACTCACTGGAGGGTACCGACCTGCCGGCCGGTTTCAAGCGCGACGTGCGCGACCGCCTCGACGAGCTCGACGCGGCCACCGACAACGCGGAATTCATGACCGCCGATCAGCGCCGCCGCGCGCACTCGTCGATCAACACCGACATCGACGGCATCACCTACGACATCCAGCAGCGCCTCACCACCGCCTAG
- a CDS encoding LuxR C-terminal-related transcriptional regulator, translating into MIRVLLADDHEIVRLGLRAVLEEADDIEVVGEVATAEAAISAAQAGGIDVLLMDLRFGAGVEGTRVMGGAEATAAIRSHMEHPPKVLVVTNYDTDADILGAIEAGALGYLLKDAPPAELLAAVRSAADGDSALSPMVADRLMTRVRTPRTSLTPRELEVLKLVAAGASNRQIGQDLMLSEATVKSHLVHIYDKLGVRSRTSAVAAAREQGVL; encoded by the coding sequence GTGATTAGGGTTCTGCTAGCTGACGACCACGAAATCGTCCGACTAGGGCTGCGCGCCGTGCTAGAGGAGGCCGACGACATCGAGGTAGTCGGGGAGGTGGCCACGGCCGAGGCCGCGATCTCGGCGGCCCAGGCCGGCGGCATCGACGTGCTGCTGATGGACCTGCGCTTTGGCGCGGGCGTGGAAGGCACCCGGGTGATGGGCGGGGCGGAGGCCACCGCTGCTATCCGCTCCCACATGGAGCACCCGCCGAAGGTGCTGGTCGTGACCAATTACGACACGGACGCGGACATCCTAGGCGCCATCGAAGCCGGCGCCTTGGGCTACCTGCTCAAGGACGCCCCGCCGGCGGAGCTGCTCGCCGCGGTGCGCTCGGCCGCGGACGGGGACTCGGCCCTGTCGCCCATGGTCGCCGACCGCCTGATGACGCGCGTGCGCACGCCGCGCACCTCGCTGACCCCGCGCGAGCTGGAGGTGCTCAAGCTGGTGGCCGCCGGCGCCTCGAACCGCCAGATCGGCCAGGACCTCATGCTCTCGGAGGCCACCGTGAAGTCCCACCTGGTGCACATCTACGACAAGCTGGGCGTGCGATCGCGCACCTCGGCCGTCGCCGCCGCCCGCGAGCAGGGCGTGCTCTAG
- a CDS encoding sensor histidine kinase → MSTSLEHPSAENLSDADVLRNGIHILTATLLVIAIFASVRMPLGDAAANLVLLSAFAAVYFAGSIYMHLWLFTVKLLWLAALTALWVLDLTIAPAGIYLVFSLFFLYLRVLSMFWGVIMVIVAGVISVVVQIPDGLTFGGVMGPGVSAVVTIAIYYAFDTLHRINLEREELIAELVETRAQLAQTEREAGISAERQRIAHEIHDTLAQGLSSIQMLLHAAQRDIASEDPVRASQRMDLARSTAAENLKEARAMIAALQPAGLSETSLAGALTRMAEGYAATGELEMEVETDGEPRQLPMKVEAALLRIAQGAAGNVVKHAHASRARVTVTYEDDEVRLDVVDNGRGFDPEEVRDRPAGLGHIGLSALQRRAEELGGTISVESTPGCGTAVSVSVPLVD, encoded by the coding sequence ATGAGTACCAGTCTAGAGCACCCGTCCGCGGAGAACCTGAGCGATGCGGATGTCCTGCGCAACGGCATCCACATCCTCACCGCCACCTTGCTGGTGATCGCCATCTTCGCCTCCGTGCGGATGCCGCTGGGGGACGCCGCCGCGAACCTTGTGCTGCTGTCTGCCTTCGCCGCCGTCTACTTCGCCGGCTCCATCTACATGCACCTCTGGCTGTTTACGGTCAAGCTTTTGTGGCTGGCCGCGCTGACCGCCCTGTGGGTGCTGGACCTGACCATCGCCCCGGCGGGCATCTACCTGGTCTTTAGCCTGTTCTTCCTCTATCTGCGCGTGCTGTCGATGTTCTGGGGCGTCATCATGGTGATAGTCGCCGGGGTGATCTCCGTGGTCGTGCAGATCCCGGACGGCCTGACCTTCGGCGGCGTGATGGGCCCGGGGGTCTCCGCGGTGGTCACCATCGCCATTTACTACGCCTTCGACACGCTCCACCGCATCAACCTGGAGCGCGAGGAGCTCATCGCCGAGCTCGTCGAGACCCGCGCGCAGCTGGCCCAGACGGAGCGCGAGGCCGGTATCAGCGCGGAGCGCCAGCGCATCGCCCACGAAATCCACGACACGCTGGCCCAGGGGCTGTCCTCCATCCAGATGCTGCTGCACGCCGCGCAGCGCGACATCGCTAGCGAGGACCCAGTCCGCGCCAGCCAGCGCATGGACTTGGCGCGCTCGACCGCGGCCGAGAACCTCAAGGAGGCCCGCGCCATGATCGCCGCGCTGCAGCCGGCCGGCCTGTCGGAGACCTCCCTGGCGGGCGCGCTCACGCGCATGGCGGAGGGCTACGCCGCCACCGGCGAGCTGGAGATGGAGGTCGAAACCGACGGCGAGCCCCGCCAGCTGCCGATGAAGGTCGAGGCCGCGCTGCTGCGCATCGCCCAGGGCGCGGCGGGCAACGTCGTCAAGCACGCGCACGCGAGCCGGGCGCGCGTGACCGTGACCTACGAGGACGACGAGGTCCGCTTAGACGTGGTGGACAACGGGCGCGGCTTCGACCCGGAGGAAGTCCGCGACCGGCCCGCCGGGCTGGGGCACATCGGGCTCAGCGCCCTGCAGCGCCGCGCGGAGGAGCTCGGCGGGACGATCTCGGTGGAATCCACGCCTGGGTGCGGCACGGCTGTATCTGTTAGCGTTCCCTTGGTAGATTAA
- a CDS encoding DUF2020 domain-containing protein, which yields MPKSLLPAVLVVALGLAACSSESSDAPESDNSAQPAAEQPADSNDTAPENAAAEQPGDGLPVETTAEATEPGECPYLDGQWLAETNGQRLTDQAIDPRFSTPACIFWSYPEDPQATVIIREMPDRDAAMDVVDWAAPVDATELAEFDGWSGGRGILGDQAVFAVQKDNHAVAVWTNQLQTIKAESIAREAITNLGL from the coding sequence ATGCCCAAAAGCCTACTTCCCGCCGTGCTCGTCGTAGCGCTTGGCCTCGCGGCCTGCAGCAGCGAGTCCAGCGACGCACCCGAAAGCGACAACTCGGCCCAGCCCGCCGCCGAGCAGCCGGCCGACAGCAACGACACCGCCCCGGAAAACGCAGCGGCCGAGCAGCCCGGCGACGGCCTGCCGGTGGAGACCACGGCCGAGGCGACCGAGCCCGGCGAGTGCCCTTACCTGGACGGCCAGTGGCTGGCGGAAACCAACGGCCAGCGCCTGACCGATCAGGCCATCGATCCCCGGTTTAGCACGCCTGCCTGCATCTTCTGGTCCTACCCGGAGGACCCGCAGGCCACCGTCATCATCCGCGAGATGCCCGACCGCGACGCCGCCATGGACGTCGTGGACTGGGCCGCGCCCGTCGATGCCACGGAGCTCGCCGAGTTCGACGGCTGGTCCGGCGGCCGCGGGATCCTGGGCGACCAGGCGGTCTTCGCGGTGCAGAAGGACAACCACGCGGTGGCAGTCTGGACCAACCAGCTGCAGACCATCAAAGCCGAGTCCATCGCCCGAGAAGCGATCACCAACCTCGGGCTCTAG
- a CDS encoding class E sortase → MNHTRLSWQQVMGEIFMTVGVLLLLFAFYEAYWTNLKSAELQDEANQNLEQRWNERTNPRGKLHPELGEAFARMYIPSFASDYHFAILEGTDEDDLLKGPGRYVDSQMPGENGNFAVAGHRVGKGAPFNDLGKLETCDSIVIETQGEWVTYRVLPIDGQPADCFTPEQQEKIYGGPYAGAPGRHITLPGDIGVIAPIPGMAAGGPEPSEALLTLTTCHPQFSNAERMIVHAMKVDSSPTRPAAMEEE, encoded by the coding sequence ATGAATCACACGCGCCTCAGTTGGCAGCAGGTTATGGGAGAAATCTTTATGACCGTCGGGGTGCTGCTGCTGTTGTTCGCCTTTTATGAGGCCTATTGGACCAACCTGAAGTCCGCCGAGCTCCAGGACGAGGCTAACCAGAACCTGGAGCAGCGCTGGAACGAACGGACCAACCCGCGCGGCAAGCTCCACCCGGAGCTGGGCGAGGCCTTTGCCCGGATGTACATCCCCAGCTTCGCTTCCGACTACCACTTCGCCATCCTGGAAGGCACCGACGAGGACGACCTGCTCAAGGGTCCGGGGCGCTACGTCGATAGCCAGATGCCGGGCGAGAACGGAAACTTCGCCGTCGCCGGCCACCGCGTGGGCAAGGGCGCGCCCTTCAACGACCTGGGCAAGCTGGAAACCTGCGACTCCATCGTCATCGAAACCCAAGGCGAGTGGGTGACCTACCGGGTCTTGCCCATCGACGGGCAGCCGGCGGACTGCTTCACGCCGGAACAACAGGAAAAGATCTATGGCGGCCCTTATGCCGGGGCGCCCGGCCGCCACATCACGCTGCCCGGGGACATCGGCGTTATCGCTCCCATCCCTGGGATGGCCGCCGGCGGGCCGGAGCCCAGCGAGGCTCTGCTGACGCTGACCACCTGCCACCCGCAGTTCTCCAACGCGGAGCGAATGATCGTGCACGCGATGAAAGTAGACTCGAGCCCAACGCGCCCGGCCGCGATGGAGGAGGAATAG
- the yidC gene encoding membrane protein insertase YidC produces MLTIFMYPVSGIMKLWHFITHSFLDDQTAWLVSIVLLVLTIRGLIAPLSWSSVKMGRTGALMRPAKRDIERRTEEATTIEEYKALQVETEELNKKFNYRPLIGCIPPLIMMPFFLGLYQVVLRMARPSTGDTVGLLSAAEVEAFRETTFMGIPLPAFVSMPHDWAAELGITGEEVRHVIMPWLVAALIFTTVNMVITGYRAFLTTQFDQKVPRRMFYFVVIIIPFVPFMLWHLAMTGPIPVAIILYWACTNLFTLCQTLVFEVFLRRRMPLGTDVHELRRQSWKDFRANRKNKLSRAEKKEEKGKKQARRKMQQQASRELMAERRAARKEVGRQQGASAANAGETVEGEAAEASPAPEEDIEKGPREGA; encoded by the coding sequence ATGCTGACTATCTTCATGTACCCCGTGTCCGGAATCATGAAGCTGTGGCACTTCATCACCCACAGCTTCCTTGATGACCAGACCGCGTGGTTGGTCTCCATCGTGCTGCTCGTCCTCACCATCCGGGGGCTGATCGCGCCGCTGTCCTGGTCCTCGGTGAAGATGGGCCGCACCGGCGCGCTCATGCGCCCGGCCAAGCGCGACATCGAGCGCCGCACCGAGGAAGCCACGACCATCGAGGAGTACAAGGCTCTCCAGGTTGAGACCGAGGAGCTGAACAAGAAGTTCAACTACCGGCCGCTCATCGGCTGTATCCCGCCGCTTATCATGATGCCCTTCTTCCTGGGCCTGTACCAGGTGGTACTGCGCATGGCGCGGCCCTCGACGGGCGACACCGTGGGTCTGCTCAGCGCCGCGGAGGTCGAGGCCTTCCGCGAGACGACGTTCATGGGCATCCCGCTGCCGGCCTTCGTCTCGATGCCGCACGACTGGGCCGCGGAACTCGGCATCACCGGCGAAGAGGTCCGCCACGTCATCATGCCGTGGCTGGTCGCCGCCCTCATCTTTACCACCGTGAACATGGTGATCACCGGCTACCGCGCGTTCTTGACCACGCAGTTCGACCAGAAGGTGCCGCGGCGCATGTTCTACTTCGTTGTGATCATCATCCCGTTCGTGCCGTTTATGCTCTGGCACCTGGCAATGACCGGCCCGATCCCGGTGGCCATCATCTTGTACTGGGCCTGCACGAACCTGTTCACCCTGTGCCAGACGCTGGTCTTCGAGGTCTTCCTGCGGCGCCGGATGCCGCTGGGCACCGACGTCCACGAGCTGCGCCGCCAGAGCTGGAAAGACTTCCGGGCCAACCGGAAGAACAAGCTGAGCCGCGCCGAGAAGAAGGAAGAAAAGGGAAAGAAGCAGGCCCGGCGCAAGATGCAGCAGCAGGCCAGCCGCGAGCTCATGGCGGAGCGCCGCGCCGCTCGGAAGGAAGTCGGCAGACAGCAGGGGGCATCGGCAGCCAACGCAGGGGAAACGGTGGAAGGCGAAGCCGCCGAGGCCTCCCCAGCCCCCGAGGAAGACATAGAAAAAGGCCCCCGGGAAGGGGCCTAG
- a CDS encoding TetR/AcrR family transcriptional regulator → MAEKKSRRNRPSPRNRLLDSATRLFTTEGIRVIGIDRILREADVAKASLYSLFGSKDALVIAYLENLDEQYRAEWNERTANAKDPQEKILAFYDMAIEQEPAKEFRGSHFLNAAGEYPRPETESEHGIVAACLEHRRWMHSTMTALLNEKNGYPSDAQASQLLIFLDGGLAGARLERDVTPLKTARDLAQEMLSAPPADYSI, encoded by the coding sequence GTGGCAGAAAAGAAATCGCGTCGGAACCGTCCGAGCCCGCGCAATCGACTTCTCGACTCCGCCACCCGCCTGTTTACTACGGAAGGTATTCGGGTCATCGGAATCGACCGAATCCTCCGGGAGGCGGACGTCGCCAAGGCATCCCTGTACTCCCTCTTCGGTTCCAAGGACGCGCTCGTTATCGCCTACCTGGAAAACCTCGACGAGCAGTACCGCGCCGAGTGGAACGAACGGACCGCTAACGCGAAGGACCCGCAGGAGAAGATCCTGGCCTTCTACGACATGGCCATCGAGCAGGAACCGGCCAAGGAATTCCGCGGCTCCCACTTCCTCAACGCCGCCGGCGAGTACCCGCGTCCGGAAACGGAGTCCGAGCACGGCATCGTCGCGGCCTGTCTGGAGCACCGCCGCTGGATGCATTCCACCATGACCGCCCTGCTCAATGAGAAGAACGGCTACCCCTCGGACGCGCAGGCCAGCCAGCTGCTCATCTTCCTCGACGGCGGGCTCGCCGGGGCCCGTTTGGAGCGCGACGTCACCCCGCTCAAGACCGCCCGCGACCTGGCCCAGGAGATGCTCTCGGCCCCGCCGGCGGACTACTCCATCTAA
- a CDS encoding GlsB/YeaQ/YmgE family stress response membrane protein: MGLGLSFFMSIIVGIIAGWLAEKIMKKDHGLVTNLIVGVIGGLIGGGILSLINQGNPSNIFLQIITATAGACILLWIVGMIRGGSKKE; encoded by the coding sequence ATGGGACTGGGGCTAAGCTTTTTCATGTCCATCATCGTAGGTATCATTGCCGGCTGGCTGGCAGAAAAGATTATGAAGAAGGATCACGGGCTGGTCACTAACCTGATCGTCGGTGTCATTGGTGGTCTGATTGGTGGCGGCATCCTGTCGCTTATCAACCAGGGCAACCCGAGCAACATCTTCCTGCAGATTATTACGGCTACCGCCGGTGCCTGCATCCTGCTGTGGATCGTCGGCATGATCCGCGGGGGCAGCAAGAAGGAATAA
- a CDS encoding universal stress protein: MAKEDIVVVAVDGSEASHNAVRWAANTATKRGIPLRIASSYTMPQFLYAEGMVPPKELYDDLQNETLEKIEEARAIAHESFPDLKIGHTVAEGSPIDMLLEMSHDVTMIVMGSRGMGGLSGMVMGSVSASVVSHAACPVVVVRDDNAVNEANKYGPVVVGVDGSEVSQKATEYAFQEANARSSELVAVHTWMDMQVQASLAGLSAAQAEWADVEKEQGELLAERLSSFQEKYPDVPVKKIIARDRPVRALSDNSEGAQLLVVGSHGRGGFKGMLLGSTSRALLQSAPCPMMVVRPDSE; encoded by the coding sequence ATGGCTAAAGAAGACATTGTTGTCGTTGCAGTAGATGGTTCTGAGGCTTCCCACAACGCCGTTCGGTGGGCGGCCAACACCGCCACCAAGCGTGGAATCCCGCTGCGGATTGCCTCCAGCTACACCATGCCGCAGTTCCTCTACGCCGAGGGCATGGTTCCGCCGAAGGAGCTTTACGACGACCTGCAGAACGAGACCCTGGAAAAGATCGAGGAAGCCCGCGCTATCGCGCACGAGTCCTTCCCCGACCTGAAGATCGGCCACACCGTGGCTGAGGGTTCCCCCATCGACATGCTGCTGGAGATGTCGCACGACGTCACCATGATCGTCATGGGCTCCCGCGGCATGGGCGGCCTGTCCGGCATGGTGATGGGCTCTGTCTCCGCTTCCGTGGTCTCCCACGCTGCCTGCCCGGTGGTTGTCGTGCGCGATGACAACGCCGTCAACGAGGCCAACAAGTACGGCCCAGTCGTCGTCGGTGTGGATGGCTCCGAGGTCTCCCAGAAGGCCACCGAGTACGCCTTCCAGGAAGCCAACGCCCGCTCCTCCGAGCTGGTCGCCGTGCACACCTGGATGGACATGCAGGTCCAGGCTTCCCTGGCCGGTCTGTCCGCCGCACAGGCCGAGTGGGCAGACGTGGAAAAGGAGCAGGGCGAGCTGCTGGCTGAGCGCCTGTCCTCCTTCCAGGAGAAGTACCCGGACGTGCCGGTCAAGAAAATCATCGCGCGTGACCGCCCAGTCCGCGCCCTGTCGGACAACTCCGAGGGTGCCCAGTTGCTGGTCGTCGGCTCCCACGGCCGCGGCGGCTTCAAGGGCATGCTGCTCGGCTCGACCTCCCGCGCGCTGCTGCAGTCCGCGCCGTGCCCGATGATGGTCGTGCGCCCCGACTCCGAGTAG